One Ranitomeya variabilis isolate aRanVar5 chromosome 5, aRanVar5.hap1, whole genome shotgun sequence DNA window includes the following coding sequences:
- the LOC143776962 gene encoding aldo-keto reductase family 1 member C1-like encodes MALKPDSYVVLNDGNKMPVIGFGTYAPDTYTKEQAGESTKVAIEVGYRHIDCAFLYGNEVQVGQAIRSKIADGTVKREDIFYTGKLSSNNQTPERVRPALVKSLKDLQLDYMDLFLIHSPVEFKPGDDPFPTDENGKFIFHNTDIRETWKAMEACRDAGLVRSIGVSNFNRRQLELILNMPGLKYKPVCNQVECHIFLNQSKLLEFCKSHDIVLVGYSVLGSSRIKGWIDQNSPKVLEDPVLNSVAKKLNRSPAQVAMRFLLQRGCVILAKSFSPERIKQNFQVFDFELSDEDMKSIDGVNKNLRYLIMHPWKESPKYPYHDEY; translated from the exons ATGGCTCTGAAGCCGGACTCCTACGTGGTGCTGAACGATGGGAATAAAATGCCAGTGATCGGATTTGGCACCTACGCCCCGGACACG TACACCAAAGAACAGGCCGGTGAGAGCACCAAGGTCGCCATTGAGGTCGGATACCGTCACATTGACTGTGCATTTTTATACGGCAATGAGGTCCAGGTCGGCCAAGCCATTAGATCAAAGATTGCTGATGGGACGGTGAAGCGGGAAGACATTTTTTACACTGGGAAG CTTTCGAGCAATAACCAGACTCCCGAGAGAGTTCGACCCGCGCTGGTAAAATCTCTGAAGGATCTACAGCTGGATTACATGGATCTCTTCCTGATCCACTCCCCGGTGGAGTTCAAG CCTGGAGATGATCCCTTTCCCACAGATGAAAATGGGAAATTCATTTTTCATAACACCGATATCAGAGAAACATGGAAG GCTATGGAAGCGTGTAGAGATGCCGGGCTTGTCAGGTCCATCGGTGTCTCCAATTTTAACAGAAGGCAGCTGGAGCTGATTCTCAACATGCCAGGACTGAAGTACAAACCAGTGTGCAACCAG GTGGAATGTCACATATTCCTCAATCAGAGCAAATTACTGGAGTTCTGCAAATCTCATGATATCGTGTTGGTCGGATACAGCGTACTAGGGTCCAGCAGAATAAAGGGCTG GATTGATCAGAATTCCCCCAAAGTGCTTGAAGACCCCGTTTTAAATTCAgtcgctaagaaactgaaccgctcTCCTGCGCAGGTGGCCATGAGATTTTTGCTACAGAGGGGATGTGTCATCTTGGCAAAAAGCTTCAGCCCTGAGAGGATCAAGCAAAACTTCCAG GTTTTTGACTTTGAATTAAGTGATGAAGACATGAAATCTATAGATGGAGTGAATAAAAACTTGCGTTACCTGATTATGCATCC ctGGAAAGAAAGCCCCAAGTATCCATATCACGATGAATATTAA
- the LOC143776963 gene encoding aldo-keto reductase family 1 member C1-like: MALKPDSYVVLNDGNKMPVIGFGTYAPDTYTKEQAGESTKVAIEVGYRHIDCAFFYGNEVQVGQAIRSKIADGTVKREDMFYTGKLSSNNQTPERVRPALEKSLKDLQLDYMDLFLIHSPVEFKPGDDLLPMDENGKFIFHNTDIRETWKAMEACRDAGLVRSIGVSNFNRRQLELILNMPGLKYKPVCNQVECHIFLNQSKLLAFCKSHDIVLVGYSVLGSSRIEGWIDQNSPKVLEDPVLNLVAKKLNRSPAQVAQRYLLQRGCVVLAKSFSPERIKENFQVFDFELSDGDMKSIVGVNKNLRYLIIHPWKESPKYPYHDEY; encoded by the exons ATGGCTCTGAAGCCGGACTCCTACGTTGTGCTGAACGATGGGAATAAAATGCCAGTGATCGGATTTGGCACCTATGCCCCGGACACG TACACCAAAGAACAGGCCGGTGAGAGCACCAAGGTCGCCATTGAGGTCGGATACCGTCACATTGACTGTGCATTTTTCTATGGCAATGAGGTCCAGGTCGGCCAAGCCATTAGATCAAAGATTGCTGATGGGACGGTGAAGCGGGAAGACATGTTTTACACTGGGAAG CTTTCGAGCAATAACCAAACTCCCGAGAGAGTTCGACCCGCGCTGGAAAAATCTCTGAAGGATCTACAGCTGGATTACATGGATCTCTTCCTTATCCACTCCCCGGTGGAGTTCAAG CCTGGAGATGATCTCCTTCCCATGGATGAAAATGGGAAATTCATTTTTCATAACACAGATATCCGGGAAACATGGAAG GCTATGGAAGCGTGTAGAGACGCCGGCCTCGTCCGATCCATCGGAGTCTCCAATTTTAACCGCCGGCAACTGGAGCTGATTCTCAACATGCCAGGACTCAAGTACAAACCAGTGTGCAACCAG GTAGAATGTCACATATTCCTCAATCAGAGCAAATTACTGGCGTTCTGCAAATCTCATGATATCGTGCTGGTCGGATACAGTGTACTGGGGTCCAGCAGAATAGAGGGCTG GATTGATCAGAATTCCCCCAAAGTTCTTGAAGACCCCGTTTTAAATTTAGTCGCTAAGAAGCTGAACCGCTCTCCTGCACAGGTGGCCCAAAGATATTTGTTACAGAGGGGATGTGTCGTCTTGGCAAAAAGCTTCAGCCCTGAGAGGATCAAGGAAAACTTCCAG GTTTTTGACTTTGAATTAAGTGACGGAGACATGAAATCTATAGTTGGAGTGAATAAAAACTTGCGTTACCTGATTATCCATCC ctGGAAAGAAAGCCCCAAGTATCCATATCATGATGAATATTAA